The following proteins are encoded in a genomic region of Longimicrobiaceae bacterium:
- a CDS encoding M56 family metallopeptidase codes for MTAAWMLRAVLAAALLGLAGLCVERAAAWCGLPRRWAWAAALATSVLLPLLSLWMPDALPGAAIPIGLGAGDGAAAGALPAAVGPASGSARFTLPPLRVVLPVLWMALSAAWVASLAVGYARLRRVRERSPGAWADGVPVRVADTAGPAVVGLLHPAIVLPRWAMEAPPEERGLIVRHEQEHVRAGDAWLLAVSALAVAAMPWSPGLWWQHRRLRLAVETDCDARVLRAGADLREYGRVLLGAASREPFPMLPVPSWTAAASHLEHRIVTMSASRPKHPLARAVSATGVGLALALGACAVSSPSPSVPQPERVVTEGGWSSLRREPKPGEEVIEVEMKAEPSTRPTPGFLPYFDVNLIGPHAYHPGERWPVYPQVRGIKQGSAVQRAGLMLGDTVLTVNGRDMREWDVFHDAQVGTVYTLHVRRAGQERDITFAIEPDAPAPGRR; via the coding sequence GTGACCGCCGCGTGGATGCTGCGCGCCGTCCTGGCCGCGGCGCTGCTGGGGCTGGCGGGCCTGTGCGTGGAGCGCGCGGCGGCGTGGTGCGGCCTGCCGCGCCGCTGGGCGTGGGCCGCCGCGCTCGCCACCTCCGTCCTCCTCCCGCTGCTTTCGCTGTGGATGCCGGATGCGCTGCCCGGCGCCGCCATCCCCATCGGCCTCGGGGCGGGAGACGGAGCAGCCGCGGGCGCTCTCCCCGCCGCCGTGGGACCGGCGTCCGGTTCCGCCAGGTTCACGCTGCCTCCGCTCCGCGTCGTCCTACCCGTGCTGTGGATGGCGCTCTCGGCAGCGTGGGTGGCGTCGCTCGCGGTGGGCTACGCCCGGCTCCGACGGGTGCGCGAGCGCTCGCCAGGCGCGTGGGCGGACGGGGTCCCGGTGCGCGTGGCGGACACGGCCGGGCCCGCCGTGGTGGGCCTCCTCCACCCCGCCATCGTCCTCCCCCGCTGGGCGATGGAGGCACCGCCGGAAGAGCGCGGGCTGATCGTCCGGCACGAGCAGGAGCACGTGCGGGCGGGAGATGCGTGGCTGCTCGCGGTGTCCGCGCTGGCCGTGGCCGCGATGCCTTGGAGCCCCGGGCTGTGGTGGCAGCACCGCCGCCTCCGCCTGGCGGTGGAGACCGACTGCGACGCCCGCGTCCTGCGCGCCGGCGCCGACCTGCGCGAGTACGGCCGCGTGCTGTTGGGCGCCGCGTCCCGCGAACCCTTCCCCATGCTGCCCGTCCCCTCCTGGACGGCGGCGGCGTCCCACCTCGAGCACAGGATCGTGACCATGAGCGCATCCCGCCCCAAGCACCCGCTCGCCCGCGCCGTCTCCGCAACCGGAGTGGGCCTGGCCCTCGCCCTCGGCGCCTGCGCCGTTTCGTCGCCCTCCCCCAGCGTACCGCAACCAGAACGCGTGGTTACCGAAGGCGGCTGGTCTTCGCTGCGGCGCGAACCCAAGCCCGGGGAGGAGGTGATAGAAGTCGAGATGAAGGCAGAACCTTCGACCCGGCCTACCCCAGGCTTCCTGCCTTACTTCGACGTCAACCTGATCGGCCCTCATGCGTACCATCCGGGCGAGCGCTGGCCCGTGTACCCGCAGGTACGCGGGATCAAGCAGGGTTCCGCCGTGCAGCGTGCCGGGCTTATGCTGGGCGACACGGTGCTCACCGTGAACGGCAGGGACATGCGCGAGTGGGACGTGTTCCATGACGCGCAAGTGGGCACCGTCTACACGCTGCACGTGCGGCGGGCGGGCCAGGAGCGCGACATCACGTTCGCCATCGAGCCCGACGCTCCCGCCCCCGGCCGCCGCTAA
- a CDS encoding BlaI/MecI/CopY family transcriptional regulator: MTEEHRLTHRELDVMSILWREGSGTVAEVRAGLADPLAYTSVLWVLQTLESKGRVRHAKEGRAYRYYPVTDQDEAGGSALGRIMDKVFHGSAAMLLAQLVSERALPPEELQRMRDLLDERLAEREEP; this comes from the coding sequence ATGACGGAAGAGCACCGCCTGACGCACCGCGAGCTGGACGTGATGAGCATCCTGTGGCGCGAAGGCTCGGGCACGGTGGCCGAGGTGCGCGCCGGGCTGGCGGACCCGCTGGCGTACACCAGCGTGCTGTGGGTCCTCCAGACGTTGGAGAGCAAGGGGCGCGTGCGCCACGCCAAGGAAGGCCGCGCGTACCGCTACTACCCGGTGACCGACCAGGACGAGGCGGGCGGAAGCGCGCTGGGGCGCATCATGGACAAGGTGTTCCATGGCTCCGCGGCCATGCTCCTGGCGCAGCTGGTGAGCGAGCGCGCCCTGCCGCCGGAAGAGCTGCAGCGCATGCGCGACCTGCTGGACGAACGCCTCGCCGAACGGGAGGAGCCGTGA
- a CDS encoding rhodanese-like domain-containing protein, with translation MILKRFYDENLAQASYMVGDAGEALVIDPARDVQPYVDAAAAEGLRITRVAETHVHADFVSGARELAARTGARLHLSAEGDARWRYMYASRDGAVEMRDGDTFQVGRIRVRAIHTPGHTPEHLCFAVTDTAQADRPMGIFTGDFVFVGDVGRPDLLEKAVHVAGSAQGAARDLFRNVERFRALPDYLQLWPGHGAGSACGKALGAVPQTTLGYEKLFNRAFQVTDEDAFVEMVLAGQPDPPRYFAEVKRINRNGPPVLGDAPRPPRLDDARLQPRLDAGEMVIDTRTTAEFGAGFVPGTLNFPLNKSFVTWAGWHVPYDAAIYLVVAEARVDEAVRALRSIGVDRVEGWFDTATVDAWTAAGGEPGTIAHATTDEVAAMLERGEVEVIDVRRPEEWEAGHVPGVRNVPLGRLAEHLDELPSDRPVVLHCQGGGRSGIAASVLRAHGVRDVLNMTGGFGKWQASGLPVEHGAPEHAPD, from the coding sequence ATGATCCTCAAGCGCTTCTACGACGAGAACCTGGCGCAGGCCAGCTACATGGTGGGCGACGCCGGCGAGGCGCTGGTGATCGACCCCGCGCGCGACGTGCAGCCTTACGTGGACGCCGCGGCCGCCGAGGGGCTGCGCATCACCCGCGTCGCCGAGACGCACGTGCACGCGGATTTCGTCTCCGGCGCGCGCGAGCTGGCGGCCCGCACGGGCGCCCGCCTGCACCTGTCCGCCGAGGGCGACGCGCGCTGGCGCTACATGTACGCGAGCCGCGACGGCGCCGTGGAGATGCGCGACGGCGACACGTTCCAGGTCGGCCGCATCCGCGTTCGGGCCATCCACACCCCCGGCCACACGCCCGAGCACCTCTGCTTCGCCGTCACCGACACCGCACAGGCCGACCGGCCGATGGGCATCTTCACCGGCGACTTCGTCTTCGTGGGCGACGTCGGCCGCCCCGATCTGCTGGAGAAGGCCGTGCACGTCGCCGGCTCGGCCCAGGGTGCGGCGCGCGACCTGTTCCGCAACGTCGAGCGGTTCCGCGCGCTGCCGGACTACCTCCAGCTCTGGCCGGGGCACGGCGCCGGGTCCGCCTGCGGCAAGGCGCTGGGCGCGGTTCCGCAGACCACGCTGGGCTACGAGAAGCTCTTCAACCGCGCCTTCCAGGTGACGGACGAGGATGCCTTCGTGGAGATGGTGCTCGCCGGCCAGCCCGACCCGCCGCGCTACTTCGCCGAAGTGAAGCGCATCAACCGTAACGGCCCGCCCGTCCTGGGCGACGCGCCCCGCCCGCCGCGGCTGGACGACGCCCGCCTCCAGCCGCGGCTCGACGCGGGCGAGATGGTCATCGACACACGCACCACGGCCGAGTTCGGTGCGGGGTTCGTTCCCGGCACGCTCAACTTCCCGCTCAACAAGTCGTTCGTGACCTGGGCCGGCTGGCACGTCCCGTACGACGCCGCCATCTACCTCGTCGTCGCCGAGGCGCGCGTGGACGAGGCAGTCCGCGCCCTGCGCTCCATCGGCGTCGACCGTGTGGAAGGCTGGTTCGACACGGCGACGGTAGATGCGTGGACGGCCGCGGGCGGCGAACCGGGCACCATCGCCCATGCGACGACCGACGAGGTCGCGGCGATGCTGGAGCGCGGCGAGGTGGAGGTGATCGACGTTCGGCGGCCGGAGGAGTGGGAGGCGGGCCACGTACCCGGCGTGCGAAATGTGCCGCTCGGCCGTCTGGCGGAGCACCTGGACGAGCTGCCGTCCGATCGCCCCGTCGTGCTGCACTGCCAGGGCGGCGGGCGCTCCGGCATCGCCGCGAGCGTGCTGCGTGCCCACGGCGTCCGCGACGTGCTCAACATGACCGGCGGCTTCGGCAAATGGCAGGCATCCGGCCTCCCCGTCGAGCACGGCGCGCCCGAGCACGCACCCGACTGA
- a CDS encoding alpha/beta hydrolase — protein MATIRLGSHAIEYALHGPSPEDGAPTLVFFHEGLGSVAMWRDFPARVAEATGLGALVYSRRGYGGSDPLPPPWPVTFMHAEAQEELPRVLDAFAIRDAILVGHSDGASIALIHAGSAHAERIRGIVVEAPHVFVEDVTVASIGAARDAFQAGGALRRGLERYHGANTESAFRGWSGAWLDPAFRAWNIESYLPSIRVPVLVIQGENDEYGTLAQVDAIQSGCASPVTRLVLPACGHSPHRDQPAAVLAAITTFVRGLLDGDNDDAS, from the coding sequence ATGGCCACCATCCGCCTCGGTTCGCACGCCATCGAATACGCGTTGCACGGCCCGTCTCCGGAAGATGGCGCGCCCACGCTCGTCTTCTTCCACGAGGGCCTGGGCAGCGTCGCGATGTGGCGCGACTTCCCGGCACGCGTGGCGGAGGCGACGGGGCTGGGCGCGCTCGTCTACAGCCGGCGCGGCTACGGCGGCTCGGACCCGCTGCCGCCGCCCTGGCCCGTGACGTTCATGCACGCCGAAGCCCAGGAAGAGCTTCCGCGCGTGCTGGACGCGTTCGCCATCCGCGACGCCATCCTCGTCGGCCACAGCGACGGTGCATCCATCGCGCTGATCCACGCCGGCAGCGCGCACGCCGAGCGCATCCGCGGCATCGTCGTGGAAGCCCCGCACGTCTTCGTGGAGGACGTCACCGTCGCCAGCATCGGCGCCGCCCGCGACGCGTTCCAGGCGGGCGGGGCACTGCGGCGCGGCCTGGAGCGCTACCACGGCGCGAACACCGAGTCCGCCTTCCGCGGCTGGAGCGGTGCCTGGCTCGATCCCGCCTTCCGCGCCTGGAACATCGAGTCCTATCTGCCGTCCATCCGCGTCCCCGTCCTCGTCATCCAGGGCGAGAACGACGAATACGGCACCCTCGCCCAGGTAGATGCCATTCAGTCCGGCTGCGCCTCTCCCGTCACCCGCCTCGTCCTCCCCGCCTGCGGCCACTCCCCCCACCGCGACCAGCCCGCCGCCGTCCTCGCTGCAATCACGACTTTCGTCCGCGGCTTGCTCGACGGCGACAACGACGACGCGTCGTAG
- a CDS encoding FAD-dependent oxidoreductase — MTDNVPVWDDAPWTPLPRLEGDVTADVCVVGLGGSGLSAAGELLGVGASVVGIDAGMVGGGAAGRNGGFLLAGIAAFHHDAARELGRERAARIYRLTIDELERIAAETPDAVRRTGSLRVAASADEAADCDAQLAAMRADGLPVEPYEGPEGRGLLFPLDASFQPLRRCRTLATRAIAAGARLFEHSPAVSISGAAVATPAGTIRCGAVIVAVDGRLERLLPELEGRVRTARLQMLATGPAPEVSIPRPVYSRYGYEYWQQLPDGRVTLGGFRDHALDAEWTHAAEPTDFMQSLLERFLRETIGVRATVTHRWAASVGYSSTLLPVLDEVRPRVWAAGGYRGTGNVVGALCGRAAAQLALTGTSPIADALAEHPADHPAAPTSAAAS, encoded by the coding sequence ATGACCGACAACGTGCCCGTGTGGGACGATGCACCGTGGACGCCCCTGCCGCGGCTGGAGGGCGACGTCACGGCGGACGTGTGCGTCGTCGGCCTGGGCGGCTCCGGCCTCTCCGCCGCCGGCGAGCTGCTGGGGGTTGGCGCGAGCGTGGTGGGGATCGACGCGGGGATGGTGGGCGGGGGCGCGGCTGGGCGCAACGGCGGCTTCCTGCTGGCGGGCATCGCCGCGTTCCACCACGACGCGGCGCGGGAGCTGGGGCGCGAGCGGGCCGCCCGCATCTACCGCCTGACGATAGACGAGCTGGAGCGCATCGCCGCCGAAACGCCGGACGCGGTACGCCGCACCGGCTCCCTCCGCGTCGCCGCCTCGGCAGACGAGGCCGCGGACTGCGACGCCCAGCTCGCCGCCATGCGCGCCGACGGGCTGCCGGTGGAGCCGTATGAGGGGCCGGAAGGCCGCGGCCTGCTCTTCCCGCTCGATGCATCGTTCCAGCCGCTACGCCGCTGCCGCACGCTCGCGACCCGCGCCATCGCCGCTGGTGCGCGCCTCTTCGAGCACTCGCCCGCCGTCTCCATCTCGGGAGCTGCTGTCGCCACGCCCGCCGGCACCATCCGCTGCGGCGCCGTCATCGTCGCGGTAGATGGGCGGCTGGAGCGCCTCCTCCCCGAGCTGGAGGGCCGCGTCCGCACCGCACGCCTGCAGATGCTCGCCACGGGGCCCGCGCCGGAGGTCTCCATCCCCCGCCCCGTCTATTCGCGCTACGGCTACGAGTATTGGCAGCAGCTCCCGGACGGCCGCGTGACCCTGGGCGGCTTCCGCGACCACGCCCTCGACGCGGAGTGGACCCACGCCGCCGAGCCCACCGACTTCATGCAGTCGCTCCTCGAGCGCTTCCTCCGCGAAACCATCGGCGTCCGTGCAACGGTTACGCACCGCTGGGCCGCATCGGTCGGCTACTCGTCCACGCTACTGCCCGTGCTCGACGAGGTCCGCCCGCGCGTCTGGGCTGCCGGCGGCTACCGCGGCACGGGCAACGTGGTCGGCGCCCTCTGCGGCCGCGCCGCCGCCCAGCTCGCGCTCACCGGCACATCCCCAATCGCCGACGCGCTGGCCGAGCACCCGGCGGACCATCCCGCCGCGCCCACATCTGCCGCCGCATCCTGA
- a CDS encoding ligase-associated DNA damage response exonuclease: MLRLTERGLFCEAGDFYIDPWQPVDRAVITHAHGDHLRWGCRRYLGSREGERVMRTRLGSGAHVQTVEYGQALTVRGVRISLHPAGHILGSAQVRVEHRGHVWVVSGDYKTEPDPTCTPFEPVRCHGFVTESTFGLPIYRWAPQQQVFDHINAWWRANQEAGKASVLFGYALGKAQRMLAGLDPSIGPIFAHGATEKLNRDYRASGVELPPSRYVGEAEKGTDWSRAMILAPPSANGTPWMRRFGAVSTGFGSGWMRIRGARRRRSVDRGFVLSDHVDWPSLLASVDATGAETVWVTHGYREPVVRWLRDRGLRAEAIASRWEGESDEADVAVTTDAAAADAVADETVQGVSGDAETSAATASPQTMAEEDVPDFAEEG; the protein is encoded by the coding sequence ATGCTGCGGCTGACGGAGAGGGGGCTGTTCTGCGAGGCGGGCGACTTCTACATCGACCCGTGGCAGCCTGTGGACCGCGCGGTCATCACCCACGCCCACGGCGACCACCTGCGCTGGGGCTGCCGCCGCTACCTGGGCTCGCGCGAGGGCGAACGGGTGATGCGCACGCGCCTGGGCAGCGGCGCGCACGTGCAGACGGTGGAGTACGGGCAGGCGCTCACGGTGCGCGGGGTGCGCATCTCGCTGCACCCGGCGGGGCACATCCTGGGCTCGGCGCAGGTGCGCGTGGAGCACCGCGGCCATGTGTGGGTGGTGAGCGGCGACTACAAGACCGAGCCGGACCCCACCTGCACGCCGTTCGAGCCGGTGCGCTGCCACGGCTTCGTGACGGAGAGCACGTTCGGGCTGCCCATCTACCGGTGGGCGCCGCAGCAGCAGGTGTTCGACCACATCAACGCCTGGTGGCGCGCCAACCAGGAGGCCGGCAAGGCGAGCGTCCTGTTCGGCTACGCCCTGGGCAAGGCGCAGCGGATGCTAGCGGGGCTGGACCCGTCCATCGGGCCGATCTTCGCGCACGGGGCCACGGAGAAGCTGAACCGCGACTACCGCGCGAGCGGCGTGGAGCTGCCCCCCAGCCGCTACGTGGGCGAGGCGGAGAAGGGCACCGACTGGAGCCGGGCGATGATCCTGGCGCCGCCTTCCGCCAACGGCACGCCGTGGATGCGGCGCTTCGGCGCGGTGTCCACCGGCTTCGGGAGCGGGTGGATGCGCATTCGCGGCGCCCGCCGACGCCGCTCGGTGGATCGCGGCTTCGTGCTCTCGGACCACGTGGACTGGCCGTCGCTCCTCGCGTCGGTCGACGCGACGGGGGCGGAGACGGTGTGGGTCACGCACGGCTACCGCGAGCCCGTGGTCCGCTGGCTGCGCGACCGCGGCCTGCGCGCCGAAGCCATCGCCAGCCGCTGGGAAGGCGAATCCGACGAGGCCGACGTCGCCGTCACGACCGACGCCGCGGCAGCAGACGCAGTCGCGGACGAGACGGTGCAAGGCGTGTCGGGAGATGCCGAGACTTCGGCCGCAACTGCATCTCCCCAGACGATGGCCGAAGAGGACGTGCCGGATTTCGCGGAGGAGGGGTGA
- a CDS encoding ATP-dependent DNA ligase, with product MRAFAELYAALDETTKTNEKVDALARYFAAVPPEDAAWAVHFLSGRRPKRLVGSRKLTEWAMEATGTPDWLFVECYEAVGDLAETIALLLPPSGASSDLPLRHWVEERLLPLKGEDEATQRSELLRAWAELDGPQAYVWNKLITGSFRVGVSQSLVVRALGRVSGVDEAAVAHRLMGAWEPTAEFYARLLGADTTDADVSRPYPFYLAYPLEAEPETLGEAAEWQVEWKWDGIRAQVVRRRGCTYIWSRGEELITERFPELEQASAFLPDGTVLDGEILPWMDGAPMPFAQLQRRIGRKVLGPKILAEVPVVLVAYDLLELGGDDVRERPMAWRRERLAELLASLPSAAAARMPLSPMVDAGDWDGIRTAFRGSREVRAEGLMLKRADSPYRVGRRRGDWWKWKVEPFTIDAVLIYAQRGHGRRASLYTDYTFGVWDGDQLVPFAKAYSGLTDEEIRRVDSFVRRNTLQKFGPVRTVKPELVFELAFEGIQRSPRHKSGVAVRFPRMVRWRTDKKPEDADSLQQIVDMLGDG from the coding sequence TTGAGAGCCTTCGCCGAGCTGTACGCCGCGCTGGACGAGACCACCAAGACGAACGAGAAGGTGGATGCGCTGGCGCGCTACTTCGCCGCCGTGCCGCCGGAAGACGCGGCGTGGGCGGTGCACTTCCTGAGCGGGAGGCGGCCCAAGCGGCTGGTGGGCTCGCGCAAGCTGACCGAGTGGGCGATGGAGGCCACGGGCACGCCGGACTGGCTGTTCGTGGAGTGCTACGAGGCCGTGGGCGACCTGGCGGAGACCATCGCCCTGCTCCTCCCGCCGTCGGGCGCATCGAGCGACCTGCCGCTGCGGCACTGGGTGGAGGAGCGCCTGCTGCCGCTGAAGGGCGAGGACGAGGCCACGCAACGCAGCGAGCTGCTGCGCGCCTGGGCGGAGCTGGACGGGCCGCAGGCGTACGTGTGGAACAAGCTGATCACCGGCAGCTTCCGCGTGGGCGTGTCGCAGAGCCTGGTGGTGCGCGCGCTGGGCCGCGTGAGCGGCGTGGACGAGGCCGCCGTCGCGCACCGCCTGATGGGCGCATGGGAGCCCACGGCGGAGTTCTACGCGCGTCTGCTGGGCGCGGACACGACCGACGCGGACGTGAGCCGGCCGTATCCCTTCTACCTGGCCTACCCGCTGGAGGCGGAGCCGGAGACGCTGGGCGAGGCGGCGGAGTGGCAGGTGGAGTGGAAGTGGGACGGCATCCGCGCGCAGGTCGTCCGGCGCCGCGGCTGCACGTACATCTGGTCGCGCGGCGAGGAGCTGATCACCGAGCGGTTCCCGGAGCTGGAGCAGGCGTCCGCGTTCCTGCCGGACGGCACGGTGCTGGACGGCGAGATCTTGCCGTGGATGGACGGCGCGCCGATGCCTTTCGCGCAGCTCCAGCGCCGCATCGGGCGGAAGGTGCTGGGGCCGAAGATATTGGCCGAGGTGCCCGTGGTGCTCGTCGCGTACGACCTGCTGGAGCTTGGCGGCGACGACGTGCGCGAGCGGCCGATGGCGTGGCGGCGAGAGAGGTTGGCGGAGCTTCTCGCGTCGCTTCCGTCCGCCGCGGCGGCGCGGATGCCGCTGTCCCCGATGGTGGATGCGGGCGATTGGGACGGGATCCGCACCGCCTTCCGCGGCTCGCGCGAGGTGCGGGCGGAGGGGCTGATGCTGAAGCGCGCCGACTCGCCGTATCGCGTGGGGCGGCGGCGGGGCGACTGGTGGAAGTGGAAGGTGGAGCCGTTCACCATCGACGCGGTTCTCATCTACGCTCAGCGCGGGCACGGCCGGCGCGCATCGCTCTACACCGACTACACGTTCGGCGTGTGGGACGGGGACCAGCTCGTCCCGTTCGCCAAGGCGTACTCCGGCCTGACCGACGAGGAGATCCGGCGCGTGGACTCGTTCGTGCGGCGCAACACGCTGCAAAAGTTCGGGCCCGTGCGCACCGTGAAGCCGGAGCTGGTGTTCGAGCTGGCGTTCGAGGGCATCCAGCGCTCGCCGCGCCACAAGTCCGGCGTGGCGGTGCGCTTCCCGCGAATGGTCCGCTGGCGCACGGACAAGAAGCCCGAAGACGCGGACTCGCTCCAGCAGATCGTGGACATGCTGGGGGATGGATGA
- a CDS encoding thioredoxin family protein: MQLVYLRADWCGVCHEKTPVAEEIARTMGVPLEMLDADREPEKARAEALRIRQVPTLALVDGDRIRFRLVGEMITADNVARLTEMTERTPPPA; encoded by the coding sequence GTGCAGCTCGTGTATCTGAGGGCGGACTGGTGCGGCGTGTGCCACGAGAAGACGCCCGTGGCGGAGGAGATCGCCCGCACCATGGGCGTGCCGCTGGAGATGCTCGATGCCGACCGCGAGCCCGAGAAGGCGCGCGCCGAGGCACTGCGCATCCGCCAGGTGCCCACGCTCGCGCTGGTGGACGGCGACCGCATCCGCTTCCGCCTCGTCGGCGAGATGATCACCGCCGATAACGTCGCCCGCCTCACCGAGATGACCGAACGAACGCCCCCGCCAGCCTGA